ATTCTCCCGCATGGCCGAACTCCAAATGCGGCACGTAGCGAATTTCTTTACCCTGCGCTCGTTCTCCGCGATAGGGATAAAAATACGTGGCGGGCGCGCCCCAAATCGTCCCGCCGATATTGATGTCGAATCCTTGCGCTTCCGGGTAATGCTCGGCGCCGCCCAGATGCCATTTTCCGATATGCGCCGTTTGATAGCCCATGTTTTTCAGCGCTTCAGCGATGGTGGTCTCTTCCAACGGCAGGTTTTGCTCGGCGATGGGGGGAATATGCTTATAGATCGCAGGCGGTTTGGCGGCGTTTTCGCGCCACGTTGTCATATTCAAGCGGGCAGGATATTTCCCCGTCAAGATCGACGCCCGCGTCGGCGAGCAAACGGGGCTGGCGGCGTAAGCGTCAGTAAATCGCATTCCCTGTTGCGCCAATCGGTCGAGGTTGGGCGTCTCATGCAAATCCGCGCCGTAACAGCCTAGATCGCTCCAACCCAAATCGTCGGCAAGAATAAATACAAAATTTATTTTTTTAGAATAAGAGGATTCATCAATGCACCCATAACTCGGAACGGCCAATGACGCGGCGCTAAATCCTGCTAACTGTAGAAAATTTCTCCGGTTGTATTCTATCAATTTCGTTTCTCCGATATTGAGATGACGATCGGACTTCAACATCTGTGCGGCTCTCATCTCGCTCCATCCACTTTTGTTTCTAGTTTTTAAGGATAAAGTAATTAAGCGGAGAGTAAAAGATAGACCCATTCCATTCTATTTGAAAAGCAAAATGAAAAAAACCAAACGCGGTTTCACCTTGATCGAGCTCCTCATCGTCGTCGCCATTATCGGCGTGTTGGCGGCCATCGCCGTCCCCAATTTCATCAATGCGCAGTTGCGCGCCAAACTGGCTCGCGTCAAGGCCGATTTCCGCGCCATCAGCTCCTCCATGTCGATGTATCAATTGGACAATAATGCTTATATGCCCGACGGGCAGGGTCCTTGCGATGACGTCATCTCTTACATGAAGCTTACGACTCCCGTCTCTTATATCAGTTCGGTCGATGTTTTCCGGGATTACTTCACCAACGAAACCGCCACGGGCGCCGTCGGCGCCGGCTGCGTCCGCAACTACTACGACTACGGCATGGTTCCTTATATCACCAAATCGGGCTTGGGCTACGTTGTCGTCAGTTTCGGTCCCGACCGCGATCTCGACATGGGATGGAACGAAACGTCCATGGATATCCTCAAGAACGACAGTTTCGCCCGTTCCTCGTTTCTCTTCAGCCCCTCCAACGGATTGGTTTCGTCGGGCGACATCATCCTGACGGAAAAGCGCATTCATAGCGACTAAGCGCCTCGACGCTCCTAAACGCCCCAAAACCGGTTTTTTTCTTAGATATTATAGAAAAGTAGCGGTTTTTCTTGTTGAAAGGGAAAACGCCGCGAATTAACGCGCCCGCCGTTGCGAATTCCATTTTGACAATCTATCTTCGGTTAAGCCG
This genomic window from Candidatus Omnitrophota bacterium contains:
- a CDS encoding prepilin-type N-terminal cleavage/methylation domain-containing protein; the protein is MKKTKRGFTLIELLIVVAIIGVLAAIAVPNFINAQLRAKLARVKADFRAISSSMSMYQLDNNAYMPDGQGPCDDVISYMKLTTPVSYISSVDVFRDYFTNETATGAVGAGCVRNYYDYGMVPYITKSGLGYVVVSFGPDRDLDMGWNETSMDILKNDSFARSSFLFSPSNGLVSSGDIILTEKRIHSD